Proteins encoded in a region of the Streptomyces sp. NBC_00310 genome:
- a CDS encoding AAA family ATPase: MSDTSLRDLLLARLPGSGLSVEEQALLRDLLPAARPRSGGRSGAVYMRSITASGWRGIGPAATVRLNPGPGLTLVAGRNGSGKSSFAEAAEMALTGDNFRWQGRTQVWKKGWRNLHEHSAPEVAVELCFDAGSDGEGAKEPVTVRRIWYGEGLEESRTVVEEAGQATGEAVHEVIDAEQLSLYRPFLPYTQLGAVINGPLTTLHDEISRILGLELLSDTDAAARARAKTLTDTENAAKALTATVIRELSEVDDPRAEEAITVLSGRTPDLDAVRALLQGHGAADAAHLARLRRLADLERPDRPLIAKAVTRLRSASAAADDARHGSAEDARQLITLLDAALEQHRRHPEVSDCPVCGSTDLLDRSWAERTRAQVERLQTEAAEAEAAHRELVNAVREAHDLMRPAPARLQADEPSLAALWRDLVACRTVRDPRELADRAERAEAVLGDACDQVREDARRRVTAQDGRWQPVAVRLSGWLGQAEAAQAAKPARKQVKAVRDWVRALTDELRDARFQPFADQSGQIWRLLCERSSVSLGAIGLTGVGPQRQVSLPVSVDDADAPAFGVMSQGELHSLALSLFIPRATHQDSPFGFLVIDDPVQSMDPEKVDGLAKVLDLYARHRQVVVFTHDTRLEEAIQRLGLRATVMRVSRQTDSVVRVSSVSDPVSQALAEARAVALDPHLPPEVADRVLPSMCRLALEAAYQDTARRALREAGMGQRDIQERVTRPGPLTGLAALAMGMRGKEGREVLDAVARDHGPWARELIQGLNQAAHQAPTTPVGDRVALVDRTQRLAKEVLAR; encoded by the coding sequence ATGAGCGACACCAGCCTCCGTGACCTGCTCCTCGCCCGGTTGCCCGGATCAGGGCTCTCCGTCGAGGAGCAGGCGCTGCTGCGCGATCTGCTGCCTGCGGCCCGGCCCCGGAGCGGTGGCCGTTCCGGGGCCGTGTACATGCGGTCCATCACGGCCTCCGGCTGGCGCGGTATCGGGCCCGCCGCCACTGTCCGGCTGAATCCCGGCCCCGGTCTGACGCTGGTGGCGGGCCGCAACGGCTCCGGCAAGTCGAGCTTCGCCGAGGCCGCGGAGATGGCCTTGACGGGCGACAACTTCCGCTGGCAGGGGCGCACTCAGGTATGGAAGAAGGGCTGGCGCAACCTCCACGAGCACTCCGCCCCCGAGGTCGCGGTGGAGCTCTGCTTCGACGCCGGCAGTGACGGTGAGGGCGCCAAGGAGCCCGTGACCGTACGCCGGATCTGGTACGGCGAAGGGCTCGAGGAGTCCCGCACCGTCGTGGAGGAAGCCGGACAGGCCACCGGCGAAGCCGTGCACGAGGTGATCGACGCCGAGCAACTGTCGCTGTACCGGCCGTTCCTCCCGTACACCCAGCTCGGTGCGGTGATCAACGGGCCGCTGACCACCTTGCACGACGAGATCTCCCGGATTCTCGGCCTCGAACTGCTCAGCGACACCGACGCCGCGGCGCGGGCTCGGGCCAAGACCCTGACCGACACCGAGAACGCCGCCAAGGCCCTCACAGCCACGGTGATCCGGGAGTTGTCGGAGGTGGACGACCCGCGCGCCGAGGAGGCGATCACGGTTCTCTCCGGCAGGACCCCCGACCTGGACGCCGTCCGGGCCCTGTTGCAGGGCCACGGCGCCGCCGACGCGGCGCACCTCGCACGGCTGCGCCGGCTGGCCGATCTGGAGCGCCCGGACCGGCCGTTGATCGCGAAGGCCGTGACCCGGCTGCGCTCGGCGTCCGCCGCGGCGGACGACGCACGCCACGGGTCCGCCGAGGACGCCCGGCAGTTGATCACACTGCTCGACGCCGCGCTGGAGCAGCACCGCCGCCATCCCGAAGTCTCCGACTGCCCCGTATGCGGCAGCACGGATCTCTTGGACCGCTCCTGGGCGGAACGGACGCGCGCGCAGGTCGAAAGGCTCCAGACGGAGGCCGCCGAGGCCGAGGCGGCACACCGCGAACTCGTGAACGCGGTGCGGGAGGCGCACGACCTGATGCGTCCGGCCCCCGCCCGGCTCCAGGCCGACGAGCCCTCCCTCGCCGCGCTCTGGCGGGATCTGGTCGCCTGCCGCACGGTACGTGACCCGCGTGAGCTGGCCGACCGTGCGGAACGTGCCGAGGCGGTCCTCGGTGATGCCTGTGATCAGGTCCGTGAGGACGCCCGCCGACGCGTCACAGCGCAGGACGGACGCTGGCAGCCCGTGGCCGTACGCCTGTCCGGGTGGTTGGGCCAGGCGGAGGCCGCGCAGGCGGCGAAGCCCGCCCGCAAGCAGGTCAAGGCCGTACGTGACTGGGTGCGAGCGCTCACCGACGAGTTGCGGGACGCCCGGTTCCAGCCGTTCGCCGACCAGTCCGGGCAGATCTGGCGACTGTTGTGCGAGCGCAGCAGCGTCTCGCTGGGTGCGATCGGACTCACCGGTGTCGGTCCGCAGCGGCAGGTCAGTCTTCCCGTCTCCGTGGACGATGCCGACGCGCCCGCATTCGGCGTCATGAGCCAGGGCGAACTGCACTCACTCGCCCTCTCCCTGTTCATCCCGCGGGCCACCCACCAGGACAGTCCCTTCGGTTTCCTGGTCATCGACGACCCGGTGCAGTCCATGGACCCGGAGAAGGTCGACGGCCTCGCCAAGGTTCTCGACCTGTACGCGCGGCACCGGCAGGTCGTCGTCTTCACCCACGACACCCGGCTCGAAGAGGCCATCCAGCGCCTCGGTCTGCGGGCGACGGTCATGCGGGTGTCCCGGCAGACCGACTCGGTCGTCCGCGTCTCCTCCGTCAGCGACCCGGTGAGCCAGGCCCTGGCGGAGGCACGGGCCGTCGCCCTCGATCCGCACCTGCCGCCGGAGGTCGCCGACCGGGTGCTCCCCTCGATGTGCCGTCTGGCGCTGGAGGCCGCCTACCAGGACACCGCGCGGCGTGCCCTGCGCGAGGCCGGCATGGGGCAGCGCGACATCCAGGAGCGGGTCACCCGGCCGGGACCTCTCACCGGCCTCGCGGCCCTCGCGATGGGCATGCGGGGCAAGGAGGGGCGCGAGGTGCTGGACGCCGTCGCCCGTGACCACGGCCCGTGGGCCAGGGAGTTGATCCAGGGGCTGAACCAGGCAGCGCACCAGGCGCCGACCACGCCCGTCGGTGACCGCGTGGCCCTGGTCGACCGTACGCAGCGCCTCGCCAAGGAGGTGCTGGCCCGGTGA
- a CDS encoding ABC transporter ATP-binding protein — translation MGTTDTQGPTPGRSAVVLALRRYGRELLRLRRLALPALLLPAVGNIGIRYVAPLLIAKLAGQAADDGGLTLSSALPYVLGFGVTLLLAEAVWRVGQHCLNRVDALGMEHLYVSGMDELLAKDAAFFHDNFAGSLTKRVLSFGKRFEDFVDTVTYRIVGSLVPLVFGAVVLWSYEPMLVAGLLVMIALTVVAATPLIRRRQRLVNAREAAIARVSGHVADSLTNMETIRAFAAEGREADEHRSRVADSRRLTLRSWDYGNLRVDTLIAPLSVLTNVLGLLVAIAFGGPGQGVEEVVVAFTYYSNATQIMFEFNQIYRRLESSMTEAAQFTELLLDPPTVLDPTEPEPLAPRDTGIRFEAVTFAHAGAKPIFQGLDLDVPAGARIGLVGRSGGGKTTLTRLLLRMSDIDDGRILIGGQDISRLRQTDLRSLIAYVPQEPAMFHRSLRDNIAFARPGATDEEIHAAAAAAHVTEFAHQLPDGFGTLVGERGVKLSGGQRQRVALARAILRDAPILLLDEATSALDSESELLVQDALWRLMDGRTALVVAHRLSTVAGMDRLVVLDHGTVVEQGTHEELLTANGAYAKLWQHQSGGFLGESAESALGRPLPEAGPSGLPGPTDPAPDGDRRTSSHVRTSTGSA, via the coding sequence ATGGGGACAACAGATACGCAAGGGCCGACGCCGGGCAGGAGCGCGGTCGTTCTGGCACTGCGCCGCTACGGCCGGGAACTACTGCGACTACGACGGCTGGCCCTGCCCGCACTGCTGCTGCCGGCCGTGGGCAACATCGGCATCCGCTACGTCGCCCCCCTCCTGATCGCCAAACTGGCAGGCCAGGCCGCCGACGACGGCGGTCTCACCCTCAGCTCGGCGCTGCCGTACGTGCTGGGCTTCGGCGTCACGCTGCTGCTCGCCGAGGCCGTGTGGCGGGTCGGGCAGCACTGCCTGAACCGCGTGGACGCCCTCGGCATGGAACACCTGTACGTGAGTGGCATGGACGAACTCCTCGCCAAGGACGCGGCGTTCTTCCACGACAACTTCGCCGGCTCCCTGACCAAACGGGTGCTGAGCTTCGGCAAGCGCTTCGAGGACTTCGTCGACACCGTGACGTACCGGATCGTGGGCAGCCTCGTCCCCCTGGTGTTCGGTGCCGTGGTGCTGTGGAGCTACGAACCGATGCTCGTCGCCGGCCTTCTCGTGATGATCGCGCTGACCGTCGTGGCCGCCACGCCTCTGATCCGTCGCCGGCAGCGGCTCGTCAACGCCCGTGAGGCGGCGATCGCCCGGGTCTCCGGCCACGTCGCCGACAGCCTCACGAACATGGAGACCATCCGGGCGTTCGCGGCCGAGGGGCGGGAGGCCGACGAACACCGCAGCCGTGTCGCGGATTCCCGGCGCCTGACGCTGAGGTCGTGGGACTACGGCAACCTGCGCGTCGACACCCTGATCGCCCCCCTGTCCGTGCTGACCAACGTGCTGGGTCTGTTGGTCGCCATCGCCTTCGGTGGCCCGGGCCAGGGAGTGGAGGAGGTCGTCGTCGCTTTCACCTACTACTCCAACGCGACCCAGATCATGTTCGAGTTCAACCAGATCTACCGGCGTCTGGAAAGCTCGATGACCGAGGCCGCGCAGTTCACGGAGCTGCTGCTGGATCCGCCCACCGTGCTCGACCCGACGGAGCCCGAACCGCTCGCACCGCGGGACACCGGCATCCGCTTCGAGGCGGTGACCTTCGCCCACGCGGGCGCGAAGCCGATCTTCCAGGGACTCGACCTGGACGTGCCCGCGGGCGCGCGGATCGGTCTGGTCGGCAGGTCCGGCGGCGGCAAGACCACACTCACCCGGCTCCTGCTGCGGATGTCGGACATCGACGACGGACGCATCCTGATCGGCGGTCAGGACATCAGCCGGCTGCGCCAGACCGACCTGCGCTCACTGATCGCCTACGTCCCGCAGGAACCCGCCATGTTCCACCGCAGCCTGCGGGACAACATCGCCTTCGCCCGGCCCGGCGCCACCGACGAGGAGATCCACGCCGCGGCCGCGGCCGCGCACGTCACGGAGTTCGCCCACCAACTCCCCGACGGCTTCGGCACTCTGGTGGGGGAGCGGGGAGTGAAACTCTCGGGCGGCCAGCGCCAGCGCGTCGCCCTCGCCAGGGCCATCCTGCGCGACGCCCCGATCCTGCTGCTCGACGAGGCCACCAGCGCGCTGGACTCGGAGAGCGAGCTCCTCGTCCAGGACGCCCTGTGGCGGTTGATGGACGGGCGTACGGCCCTCGTGGTCGCCCACCGTCTGAGCACCGTCGCCGGCATGGACCGCCTCGTCGTCCTCGACCACGGAACCGTCGTCGAACAGGGCACCCACGAGGAACTGCTCACGGCGAACGGCGCCTACGCCAAGCTGTGGCAGCACCAGTCGGGCGGCTTCCTCGGCGAGAGCGCCGAGTCGGCCCTCGGACGCCCGCTCCCGGAAGCCGGTCCCAGCGGGCTGCCCGGACCGACCGACCCGGCGCCGGACGGGGACCGCAGGACGTCGTCGCATGTGCGTACGAGCACCGGGTCCGCATGA
- a CDS encoding peptidase inhibitor family I36 protein has protein sequence MNPLKLLNPLRTRPTSLALGLVAASVLTTALATPSSAAPAEAASSARTADTRLERQIEGLLRHNEGAERVGKDRVRLEPGVEMSVVPSARAGAAGTGDCRTGYACVWQYRDATGYRLDFYYYGSYTLSNYTLSDGSSWQDRVSSYYNAQTGGAWMVGKNWVTSGGGGQLEWIFGGPGGTYEAQVAADNQADVIQLYA, from the coding sequence ATGAATCCGCTGAAGCTGCTGAATCCGCTGAGAACGCGCCCTACTTCCCTCGCACTCGGACTGGTCGCCGCATCCGTGCTCACGACGGCTCTGGCCACCCCGTCGTCCGCCGCGCCGGCGGAGGCCGCCTCGTCGGCCCGGACGGCGGACACGCGGCTGGAGCGGCAGATCGAGGGCCTGCTGCGGCACAACGAGGGTGCGGAGCGGGTGGGGAAGGATCGGGTGCGGTTGGAGCCGGGCGTGGAGATGTCGGTCGTACCGTCCGCCCGTGCGGGGGCCGCCGGCACGGGCGACTGCCGGACCGGCTATGCCTGTGTGTGGCAGTACCGCGACGCGACCGGCTACCGCCTGGACTTCTACTACTACGGCTCCTACACCCTGTCCAACTACACGCTGTCCGACGGCTCCAGTTGGCAGGACCGGGTCAGCTCCTACTACAACGCGCAGACCGGCGGCGCCTGGATGGTCGGCAAGAACTGGGTCACCTCGGGCGGCGGCGGCCAACTGGAGTGGATCTTCGGCGGCCCGGGTGGGACGTACGAGGCGCAGGTGGCCGCCGACAATCAGGCCGATGTGATCCAGCTCTACGCGTAG
- a CDS encoding DinB family protein, translating into MIDEFAKVNLHGRLRRDRKALLWKLDGLSEYDARRPLTATGTNLLGLVKHVATVEARYFGEVFDRPSPERLPRWQDYNGSDLWATEDETQDQIIGFYRRTWEHSDATINELPLDAPGHVPWWPEPYPNMNLFAIMVHVLGESIRHAGHADILREGLDGRTGVRAENEKQIDEEARAAYCAKIEQAARSAAPIKA; encoded by the coding sequence ATGATCGATGAATTCGCGAAAGTCAACCTGCACGGGAGACTGCGGCGGGACCGCAAGGCGCTGCTCTGGAAACTCGACGGCTTGTCCGAATACGACGCACGCCGACCTTTGACAGCGACCGGGACCAACCTCCTCGGCCTGGTCAAACACGTGGCCACCGTCGAGGCCAGGTACTTCGGCGAGGTCTTCGACCGCCCTTCCCCGGAACGGCTGCCCCGGTGGCAGGACTACAACGGCAGCGATCTGTGGGCGACCGAGGACGAGACCCAAGATCAGATCATCGGGTTCTATCGGCGCACGTGGGAACACTCGGACGCGACGATCAACGAGCTTCCCCTCGACGCCCCCGGCCACGTGCCGTGGTGGCCGGAGCCTTATCCCAACATGAACCTGTTCGCCATCATGGTCCATGTCCTCGGCGAGTCCATCCGGCATGCCGGGCACGCCGATATCCTGCGCGAGGGCCTCGACGGCCGGACCGGGGTGCGCGCCGAAAACGAGAAGCAGATCGACGAGGAAGCCCGTGCAGCCTACTGCGCGAAGATCGAGCAGGCCGCCAGGTCGGCCGCACCAATCAAGGCCTAG
- a CDS encoding DUF4232 domain-containing protein, protein MNAAVRKNHQSPRGWKSYVLGTAAVAALLASTACEPGSAGGSDDAKGSDQPSATSSAKPGETASPKPGGGSSATGGSDDDGGGNGDSGTIAACTADELGVSATLEQADSEDARHVLITVQNAGDKKCNVYHYPYIEIGDAQAPAPVIEDSRGPDPVEPTTIAPGEEAHAALLVAGGARDDYEAKSITLTLQGGKLGSKAGEPIDVPMPVDTLYADDGQLVTYWTTASGVALDFIMSK, encoded by the coding sequence ATGAATGCTGCCGTCCGCAAGAACCACCAGAGCCCCAGGGGCTGGAAGTCCTACGTCCTCGGGACCGCGGCGGTCGCCGCGCTGCTCGCGTCCACGGCGTGCGAGCCCGGCTCGGCCGGGGGCTCGGATGACGCCAAGGGTTCGGACCAGCCCAGCGCGACGAGTTCGGCGAAGCCGGGGGAGACGGCTTCGCCGAAGCCGGGCGGCGGTTCGAGCGCGACCGGCGGAAGCGACGACGACGGCGGCGGGAACGGCGACAGCGGCACCATCGCCGCCTGCACCGCGGACGAACTCGGGGTCTCCGCCACGCTGGAGCAGGCGGACAGCGAGGACGCGAGGCACGTCCTCATCACCGTCCAGAACGCCGGCGACAAGAAGTGCAACGTCTACCACTATCCCTACATAGAGATCGGTGATGCCCAGGCCCCGGCCCCGGTGATCGAGGACAGCCGCGGCCCGGACCCGGTGGAGCCCACGACCATCGCTCCGGGTGAGGAGGCGCACGCCGCCCTGCTCGTCGCCGGCGGCGCCAGGGATGACTACGAGGCGAAGAGCATCACCCTCACGCTCCAGGGCGGCAAGCTCGGCAGCAAGGCGGGCGAGCCGATCGACGTTCCCATGCCCGTCGACACGTTGTACGCGGACGACGGTCAACTTGTCACCTACTGGACGACGGCTTCCGGCGTTGCCCTGGACTTCATCATGTCGAAGTGA
- a CDS encoding family 43 glycosylhydrolase codes for MRLQCRRRYRQGALAVVAAASFMVGVVGPAAPVQAAEITDGLALWYKLDASSGTVAVDSSGHGRNGTVNGTAGWSGNGEGLTFNGSSTYVKVPDNIMSGMNAITVSMDVQIDATQATPYFLYGFGNTASSGTGNGYLFTTGNSFRAAIASGNSSTEQNTRTSAALQRSVWKHVTYTQTGNTGVLYEDGVERARNTSVTLTPGSIGSGITTANYIGKSVYTSDKLFKGKIRDFRVYDRALAPGEVLDLSGNTTGIGAATHPKLKIDAIVDDANSKVTLPLTEGTDLTTLAPQFTIAQGAAISPASGTPRDFTRPVTYEVTGPDGEKRTWTVEALEMRSPVLPGLTADPNIVRFGDTFYMYPTTDGFAGWSGTKFKAYSSKDLVHWTDHGVILDLGPDVSWADARAWAPTAAERNGKYYFYYSADTNIGVAVSDSPTGPFTDPLGKPLIARGAFTGQMIDPAVFTDDDGKTYLYWGNGRAYVVPLNDDMVSFDASKVTDITPSGYNEGTFVIKRNGTYYFMWSENDTRDENYRVAYATGSSPTGPWTKRGVILEKDLALGIKGPGHHSVVHVPNTDDWYIVYHRFAIPGGDGTHRETTIDKLEFDADGLLKKVVPTLSSIAPLPTLPTNTTRSLQSVNFTGRYAAVRSDSLGYLDPVTSSSTTAVKQSATFTVVPGLADSTCYSFRDSTGRYLRHKDYRIRFDANNGTAVFNKDATYCARPGSATGSVSLESYNYPGRYLRHYNFELRVDPFQDTATFRADSSFKAVSPWA; via the coding sequence GTGAGACTTCAGTGCCGCCGGAGATACCGGCAGGGCGCTCTGGCCGTCGTGGCCGCCGCCTCGTTCATGGTCGGCGTCGTCGGCCCGGCGGCCCCCGTCCAGGCGGCGGAGATCACCGACGGCCTGGCTCTCTGGTACAAACTCGACGCCTCCTCGGGCACCGTGGCGGTGGACTCCTCCGGCCACGGCCGGAACGGCACCGTCAACGGCACCGCGGGCTGGTCGGGCAACGGTGAGGGGCTCACGTTCAACGGGTCCAGCACCTACGTCAAGGTGCCGGACAACATCATGAGCGGCATGAACGCGATCACCGTCTCGATGGACGTGCAGATCGACGCCACCCAGGCCACGCCCTACTTCCTCTACGGCTTCGGCAACACCGCGAGCAGCGGCACCGGCAACGGGTACCTGTTCACCACCGGCAACTCGTTCCGGGCCGCCATCGCCTCCGGGAACTCGTCCACCGAACAGAACACCCGGACCTCCGCCGCGCTGCAGCGCTCGGTCTGGAAGCACGTCACCTACACCCAGACCGGCAACACGGGAGTCCTCTACGAGGACGGCGTGGAAAGGGCCCGTAACACCTCGGTCACCCTCACCCCCGGTTCCATCGGGTCCGGCATCACCACGGCCAACTACATCGGCAAGTCGGTCTACACCAGTGACAAGCTCTTCAAGGGCAAGATCCGCGACTTCCGGGTCTACGACCGCGCACTGGCACCCGGCGAGGTTCTCGATCTCAGCGGGAACACCACGGGCATCGGCGCGGCCACCCACCCCAAGCTGAAGATCGACGCCATCGTCGACGACGCGAACAGCAAGGTCACCCTCCCCCTGACCGAGGGCACCGACCTCACCACGCTCGCCCCGCAGTTCACCATCGCCCAGGGCGCGGCCATCAGTCCCGCCTCCGGCACCCCACGCGACTTCACCCGGCCCGTGACGTACGAGGTGACCGGCCCGGACGGCGAGAAGCGCACCTGGACGGTGGAGGCGCTGGAGATGAGGAGCCCGGTGCTTCCGGGGCTCACCGCCGACCCGAACATCGTCCGGTTCGGCGACACCTTCTACATGTACCCGACCACCGACGGCTTCGCGGGCTGGAGCGGCACGAAGTTCAAGGCGTACTCCTCCAAGGACCTGGTCCACTGGACGGACCACGGCGTCATCCTGGACCTCGGACCCGACGTCAGCTGGGCCGACGCCCGGGCCTGGGCCCCGACGGCGGCCGAGAGGAACGGGAAGTACTACTTCTACTACTCCGCCGACACGAACATCGGCGTCGCGGTCTCCGACTCTCCCACCGGCCCCTTCACGGACCCCCTGGGCAAGCCGCTGATCGCCCGCGGCGCCTTCACCGGCCAGATGATCGACCCGGCGGTCTTCACCGACGACGACGGCAAGACGTACCTCTACTGGGGCAACGGCAGGGCGTACGTCGTGCCGCTGAACGACGACATGGTCTCCTTCGACGCCTCCAAGGTCACCGACATCACCCCGAGCGGCTACAACGAGGGCACCTTCGTCATCAAGCGCAACGGCACCTACTACTTCATGTGGTCGGAGAACGACACACGGGACGAGAACTACCGCGTCGCCTACGCCACCGGCTCCTCGCCCACCGGCCCCTGGACCAAGCGAGGCGTGATCCTGGAGAAGGACCTCGCCCTCGGCATCAAGGGCCCCGGCCACCACTCGGTGGTCCACGTCCCGAACACCGACGACTGGTACATCGTCTACCACCGCTTCGCCATCCCCGGCGGCGACGGCACCCACCGCGAAACCACCATCGACAAGCTGGAGTTCGACGCCGACGGCCTGCTGAAGAAGGTCGTGCCCACCCTGAGCAGCATCGCCCCGCTCCCCACTCTGCCGACGAACACCACCCGCTCGCTCCAGTCGGTCAACTTCACCGGCCGCTACGCCGCCGTCCGCTCCGACAGCCTCGGCTACCTCGACCCGGTGACCTCCTCCAGCACCACGGCGGTCAAGCAGAGCGCCACCTTCACCGTCGTCCCCGGCCTGGCCGACTCCACCTGCTACTCGTTCCGTGACTCGACCGGCCGCTACCTGCGCCACAAGGACTACCGGATCCGCTTCGACGCGAACAACGGCACGGCGGTCTTCAACAAGGACGCCACCTACTGCGCCCGGCCGGGCTCGGCCACCGGCTCGGTCAGCCTGGAGTCCTACAACTACCCCGGCCGCTACCTCCGCCACTACAACTTCGAACTGCGCGTCGACCCCTTCCAGGACACCGCCACCTTCCGCGCCGACAGTTCCTTCAAGGCGGTCAGCCCCTGGGCCTGA
- a CDS encoding glycoside hydrolase family 43 protein yields the protein MPAVLSRLAAVFVAACLLFTAQAVTTPQRAAAADPGYLMTHFIGEGATGQQMYFSYSADGLNWTDLNGGGMTLRSTVGTRGVRDPALVRSPDGSKYWIIATDLCIDCGQTWSSSINDGSRSLVVWESSDLVTWSAPWLLNVAGAIPDGRNAWAPEAIWDPASNDYVLYWATNKPLNGATKHRIYYARTTDFRTITTPQLYIDRPGTQEIIDTQIVEVPSGVGDYRYVRASGDGQITLEGSNSILGTWTNLGNLSGIGLTGSQVEGPMWMKFRDRNEWTLYLDQYAAGKGYMPVTTTNPSATGTYKLPTSGTYSLGGTKKRHGSILNLTAAEDARIQARWANTPAKRLQSFNFQDRYVRHANFDVRIDQNITNDDAKFRPRPGLAGSGTVSFESVNFPGYYLRHAGFDFQLVHNDGTTQFAADATFRQVAGLADSAWSSFQSYNYPDRYIRHYAYELKLETITTATGRSDATFRLTS from the coding sequence ATGCCCGCGGTTCTCTCCCGGCTGGCGGCGGTATTCGTCGCCGCCTGCCTGCTCTTCACAGCCCAAGCCGTGACCACACCTCAGCGGGCCGCCGCCGCCGACCCGGGCTACCTGATGACGCACTTCATCGGGGAGGGGGCGACCGGTCAGCAGATGTACTTCTCGTACAGCGCGGACGGACTGAACTGGACCGATCTCAACGGCGGCGGCATGACCCTGCGTTCCACCGTGGGCACCCGCGGGGTGCGCGACCCCGCGCTGGTGCGCTCACCCGACGGCAGCAAGTACTGGATCATCGCGACCGACCTGTGCATCGACTGCGGCCAGACGTGGAGTTCGTCCATCAACGACGGCAGCCGCAGCCTTGTGGTGTGGGAGTCGAGTGACCTGGTCACCTGGTCGGCGCCGTGGCTGCTCAACGTCGCCGGCGCGATCCCCGACGGGCGCAACGCCTGGGCGCCGGAAGCGATCTGGGATCCGGCCAGCAACGACTACGTCCTGTACTGGGCGACGAACAAGCCCCTCAACGGCGCGACGAAGCACCGCATCTACTACGCCCGCACCACGGACTTCCGCACGATCACCACGCCGCAGCTCTACATCGACCGCCCCGGCACCCAGGAAATCATCGACACCCAGATCGTCGAGGTCCCTTCCGGCGTCGGCGACTACCGCTACGTACGGGCCTCCGGCGACGGCCAGATCACCCTCGAGGGCAGCAACTCGATCCTCGGCACCTGGACCAACCTCGGCAACCTCTCCGGCATCGGCCTGACCGGCTCCCAGGTCGAGGGCCCGATGTGGATGAAGTTCCGGGACCGCAACGAATGGACCCTCTACCTCGACCAGTACGCGGCCGGAAAGGGATACATGCCGGTCACGACGACCAACCCGTCCGCCACCGGCACCTACAAGCTCCCGACGTCCGGAACCTACTCCCTGGGCGGTACCAAGAAGCGCCACGGCTCGATCCTGAACCTGACGGCCGCCGAGGACGCCCGGATCCAGGCCCGCTGGGCCAACACCCCGGCCAAGCGGCTGCAGTCCTTCAACTTCCAGGACCGCTACGTGCGGCACGCCAACTTCGACGTGCGCATCGACCAGAACATCACCAACGACGACGCCAAGTTCCGGCCGCGACCGGGCCTGGCCGGGTCCGGCACCGTCTCCTTCGAGTCGGTCAACTTCCCCGGCTACTACCTGCGGCACGCCGGATTCGATTTCCAGCTGGTCCACAATGACGGCACCACCCAGTTCGCCGCGGACGCCACGTTCCGTCAGGTGGCCGGGCTCGCCGACTCGGCCTGGTCCTCGTTCCAGTCGTACAACTACCCCGACCGGTACATCCGGCACTACGCGTACGAACTGAAGCTCGAAACGATCACCACCGCGACGGGACGCAGCGACGCGACCTTCCGTCTGACGAGCTGA